The sequence TCTCTTCCATTGAAAATTATCttagtaaataattaaatataaatgttagctatttataaaaataaatgtttaaagacaTTAAAACACTTAGATGTCTAACTTActgagattattatttttttcccttccacgCGTTAATCAACTATTCTCTTCCCCTCCAGAATAGTCATAATTTATCTTAAACCTTTCTGAGAATCAAGTTTCTCTAAGAAAGACTCTGTGCCTTTACCATAATTGGAGTATGAAATCTGTTATGTTTTAGTCCTATTAAATATAATGATTTTGAACTATTATAAAGAATGTGTTTAATAACTATAATTGGGTTTAGAAATAATCTTGGAGTCTGCTAAAAAAGAATTGGCAAATAAAGCTCCATATCTCACTAAATTAGTTAATCattcaaaagaaatcagaattttgtacaaatcatttaaaaaatttggtcTTAGGCCGAAGAAGTGATGTTTATAGAAGCAGTTAtttccaatttgaaaaaaaaaataataggtagATGCTAGTACTTCTTTCCTGGAATTTGAAATGTTTCCTTTAGAACTTTCTATTTAGGAAATAGAATGGAATGGAAGAGGCACAATTTATCAGGCAGAAGCCACACAAACTGCAGAAAGCTGGTGCTCCAGGTTGCTAGGCACGTGCTACTTTATATGTTTATCTGTTTGTTGTTTTATGACAGTAGTAAATATCATGTACCTGAACTTGGTAAAAACTAAATTGTCCAAAAATATTAGTGATGAACAGCTTCAACAGTTCTTCGGCACAATTCTACTTCTTAGAGGCAAACACTCCAGAAGGAAAATTGGTAATTTGCAGTGAGCATCTGTTTAATCTCTGATGGCTTTTTAGGCCCCTTACAAAGAAGGTGTTATGACCAGTTCTTTGCACTAACTAGACTGCTAATTGGATGCCTCCATTCTTGCATTCCACCTCGTCTGTTTGACTTTTTTTGGGCCAATGATTTTTCTTCCTGCAGGAGCAATATTTATTCATCTTGTTCACTATCTTTCAGTTGTTAGTTTTCTTGCATGTAATAGAAATGCTCTGTAGTTTAGGAGGGACCAAGTCCATTAGACTGGGTGCTGATACATGTTCtatctgctctgtgtgtgtggaaGGAGGTGGTTTTGTGCTATCTTTCTTGGGAAAAGGACATGTGACAGAGATGGTTCTGCCCTGGGCACAGCTTTGCTTTAGGTGAGGGCTGAGTTGCTAGGCTTTGGTCTGGGGTTCTCCAAATGCCAGAATAGAGATGACTTTAGTTTTGAGGTACTGTCAGGAACTCTTTTTTCcccaatcatttttatttatttatttattttttgcaaacaGAAGTTGAATAAATTCTGGGAATCTAATGCATAACCTTGAGGTTATAGTTAATAGTtctgtattatatacttaaaaatttttttctgaagtacattttaatttattaataaattttttttgaagtatagttgctttacaatggtgtgttagtttctactgtacagcaaagtaaatcagctgtCTGTGTAAGaatatcccctcttccttggatttccttccctgtAGTATACCACAGAATGCCGAGTAGAGTTCCCTCTACTATACattaggttctcattaattatctattttatgcatagtatcagtagtgtatataagtcagtcccaatctcccagttcatctcaccTCCACaatcccccttggtgtccatatgttttctgttttgcaaataagttcatctatgacatgaagtgaagtgaaagtcgcttagctgtgtctgactctttgcgaccccatggactatacagtccatggaattctccaggccagaatactggagtgggtagcctttcccttctccaggggatctttccaacccaggaatcgaacccagatctcccacactgcaggcagattctttaccaactgagccacaagggaagcccaagttcatCTTTACTATTTGCTAatagagtagatcttaaatgttcttaccacaaaatGAAATAGTAAGTACGTGACATGATGGAGGTGCTAGCTAATGCTAAAGTCATAATCTTATTGCAGTATATAAGTGTACTAAATCAACACATCGTATTAATGCATTTTAAGCTTAtacaatgttgtatgtcaattttatctcaataaagctggaaaaagaaaacacttaaaaagtTAGCATTGCTTACAGACTCATATTATTTCGAATCACCTTCATAAATTATgtctgcaaaaagaaaagaaaagtgcatCCTTCAAACCCATGGAAACCACAGGCCAGCCCTACTCTAGGGGACAATGGATGGCAGCAGGGAGCTTTTTGGAACAGGTATCCATGGCCTCTGCTATCCATCTAATGCCCCACCTCCTTTCCTGTTAATGGTGACTGAATTTTGTGCCTCTTAGCACGTTAGCTTCCTTCTTCATGTTGTACTAATCATCACTTATTTAGGCTTTTCTCTGTTTCATGTATCAACTATTTTCTTCTGCcttctatattttatatcattaaacCAATTCTGACTTTCCTGTCATTCTCTTTGGTGTGATATGTCTAGTCTCAGTTTTATTCACTAATATCATTTTTATGTCCTCGGAAAGTAAGACAACCATGCTCAATCTTCCGTCTTGAAATAGAAGCTTCCAGGAGTCATTTGAAACTAGAAGCCAGTTTAACAGATAAAAAGCAATCAAACAGCAAATAAAAGTACATCCATaggcaataaaatattatttcaccaGACTATTTTGCTAGctttttctagattttatttcttctctttgacTCTATTGTTTAGGTCCTCAGTTGGTCTTTATAACCTTAAATCTAATTTGGATCCAGGCAGAAAGGACTGCCAGCAGTCACCTGTTTGTGTATTCCTCCTGTACATTTACCACATTTGTGTTAAGTTTTTTATTGTTTCCAGCGACCATTCCCTTTATCCAGGAATAACATTGTTTGCCTTCACTATGTCTTTGTGTTTGCTGTCTTTTCATCTGTGATATCCCTCTCTATTAATCCTTTTACCCCATTTCATAAATCCAATTTTCATATAGTCTATTCTGCTATAACACATTCTATCCCCAGAGTGGTATATGTACCCAATACtcatttctgcccatttttttttcagggaaagtTTTAGaatctgtttatccattttaattattCCTATCCATCCAGACACTACTTTTCTTgaataaaattaagtttttttaaaaaaagctgtattttctatttgcatttttatatcatGCAAGGTCATTTTAACAAGAAAAATTCCTAATAATAAATCTTTCTAAAATTGTAGACAAACACCTGAGTCACAGATTTAAACTCTGCACCATAAGTTTTTAGATTTTGTTTgattattctttaatatattcTCTCTGTAGtggttatttctcttttttgttttaaaacaatctCAGACTAACAGAAGATTTTCAAGTACAGCTTAGCACAgactattttttccccaaaccaCTTGAAAGTAAGTTGTTGACCTGATGCCCCAATAGTTGGATGTATCATACAGATAAGAATATTATCTTAGATAGCCGCAGTCTCATCACCGAAACAAGCAAATTAGCATGGATatgttgtgctcagtcgtgtctgactctttgagaccccttggactgtagcccgccaggctcctctatccatgggatttcccaggtaaggatactggagtggcttgccatttccttctctaggggatatatTGCCACCATCTAATTTAGAGCTCCCATTCAGATTTTATCAGTTATCTAAATAATGGCTTCATAGCAAAAGAATCCAGTTTAGAATCACGTCTTATGTTTCATGGATCATTTCTCATTGTCTTCTTTAGGCAGAACAGACCCTCCTTCCTTTGTCATGATCTTggcatttagaaaatattattcCTTTATTTAACAGAATGTTTCTCAATTTGCAATAGTCCAATGTTTCCTCATGATTCAGTTTAGATAATGCATCTTGATAGGAGTATCACAGAAATGATGCTATGTTCTAATTGCACCTTCTTAGATTGTGGACCTTGTAAATTTTTACCGTGACTGAtgatgttaatttttattaactGGCTAAGTGGATTCCTGATAGAATGTgtctctatatatacacatatacatgtaagtattcatatacatacatattaatttACATCTATGTATTTATATCTCTATCTTTTGAAAACCATGAGTTGTCCCTGATAGCTATACTACCCTACATTTATTCTAGTTTCTGAATTTCCATGTTTTAACTCCTTCATTTGACAGTAAGGCtcccattattttctttctttctttatttgaatGCACTGGATCTTGGTTgcggcatgtggactcttagttgtggtttgtgagacctagttccctgaccagggattaaacctgggccccctacattgggagcatggagcatTAGCCGccggaccacctgggaagtcttggCTCCCATTATCTTTAATATAATTACATGTTTGATCAATACTTAATGAATCTCCTTTGTCTGTTGCGACTCCCTCTCCTGCCTGACTCCTGATCAGACTGTCACTCCCCTTGCCAGGATGCCCCCATGTGGACATGCTCCTCACCCTTCTCTGGTTCTAAAATCCCACACCTGGCTGCCTCACTCAGGCTTCAACACCCGGTGCTGGTGCTGTGAAATCCTTCTCACCCTGCTCTAGTTGACCACACTCCTGCAGCCATCCCCAGCTTGAAGCCTATTGTACACTGCCCAAGTGAAGGGCTTTCGGCTACGTTTTTCAGGAAGGAAAGGTAAAGGGAAGGATAAACTGGACCCTATTTTTAGGCCATCCTTTTCAAACCTTTTTTCTAGTATCTGAAACATAATTGAAAATATGGATTTAAAGTCATCAAATATGCTTTTGTCAATCAAAATAAAGTATCTTTCCTCATGACATggctactatatatatatatatataataaaaacaaatctaaacataaaaacaaaatctaaacagatttttaaaaagtttaatctTTCGATTGCATTCTTGTATCTTTAATAAGGGTGAGGCTTTAATgcaacattaaaaatgtttagaGTCATTTTCATGAACACTTGTATTGtttttttgtctatttgtttACTCTGTATCTGCCTGGTGAACAATTCTTCCCCAACATGAATGACAATAAGGTAACTGCCAAGGCTTTGCATTGTACTTTGCCATTTTGCCTTGGTCCACCTCTGAACTTAAAAGCCACATTCTATTTAAGAaacatctaaaagaaaaaatgctgcTGAAAACGTCTGCAGCTACTGTAATTTGCTTTTCAGGCCAATGATGGCTAATGCAGTGAACAATTTTAAAGCACAACTTGCCATATAGATCCTATAGCAGTTATTTGTTCTGTTGCTAAACATAGAGGTATATCAGATGGATGTAATAGCTTTTGCTTTGGCACAGAAGTAGCACATTGACCAAACGACTGCTAAACAGGTGATCTCTGTAATGGCAATAGAAGATCTACAGTCTTCTCTGAGCATCATTTTCTACACAACTTTTTAATACTGTATATAtaatcaggtcagttcagttcaattgctcagttgtgtccaactctttgtgaccccatggactggggcacaccaggcttctccgtccttcatcaactcccggagcttgtgcaaactcatgtccatctagttggtgacgccatcaaaccatctcatcctctgtttttcccttctcctcctgccttcaatctttcccagaattagggtcttttccagtgagtcagttcatagcatcagatggccaaaggactggagtttcagtttcagcatcagtccttccaatatatattaataatgaagGTAAAAAGACTTCTCCATGACCTGCCCTGATCTGACATGGACCAGAAGCTTAACATGCAGAATATactgctttataaatattatggTAGTGTATCTATCTTGTTCCTGGTAACCTATCTCCACCGTCACTGTCCTTGGTCAGGGCCATTCTATTTCCCATCTGAACAGTTAcaataaatctgtttttttctgtctctaagCTTTTGCTATCCATTCAACCATTCACCATGTTGTATTGGTTTACTTCATTCTCATGATAAAGAATCTTGTAATGACTCCATCATGTTCATGAAGTAAATTACAAAATACTGTGATTTTACTTTGTAGGAATTCTATGATCTAGCCCAAGACTATCTTTGGAAACAATAGACATTTTTTCACATTgcttcataatatatttttaaaattaaaaaaattaattctattatgttttcttttaattagttggaggctaattacttcacaacatttcagtgggttttgtcatacattgacatgaatcagccatggagttacatgtattccccatcccgatcccccctcccacctccctctccacccgattcctctgggtcttcccagtgcaccaggcccgagcacctgtctcatgcatcccacctgggctggtgatctatttcactatagataatgtaCATGCtcttctttcgaaacatcccaccctcaccttctcccacagagttcaaaagtctgttctgggCTTGGGCCGGGGCGGAGCTGACGCTGAGGGCGGTGCCTGCGCCGGGGAGGTCGTGGCGTAGCTCCGCCCCCAGCGTTGGCGGGGAGATTCGAACGTCTGCCGAGTCTCTGATGGCGGTTGCGTGAAGTGGCTCGAGCTTCCAGCGGGTATCCTGTTGGCTTGGTCTTCTCAGCGGCCATGAGGCGCAGAGGCccggagaaggaggaggaggaggcctgcGGCGTGTGGCTGGACGCCGTGGCGCTGAAGAGGCGGAAAGCGCaggaaagacaaataaatggTGCTGACCAGAGGAGTGTTTCATCTCATTCAGAAATTCAGACCAACAAAGAGTCTAAGGAAGACGCAACCCAGTTGGAACATCTGACCCAGGGCCTGGCGGATGACTTCATGGCACCCCCTTTAGTCACTTCAACCCCTGCAGACATCCAGGAAGCTGGACTTTCTCCTCAGTCTCTCAAGGCTTCTTGCCACCATGGAATAGAAACCCCATGCTTGACTGTGCTGTCTTTGTTCCGGCCTGATACCTCAATCTGTGCTGGAGAGAGTAAGGCCTCACTGGCCAGCACCTTCACCCAGGACCTGGAGAGTTCTTGCTTGCTGGACCAAAAGGAGGGAGAGGATTCTTCCTGTGAAAGGGAATGGCTTCATGgatctaagaaaaataattatcagaGTGTGGAGAGACACAGTAAAACTGGGCACAAGGGCCATCAGCTCTTGGATAAGAGTAACTTGGAAGATGTGTCTGCCAAAAGAAACAGGCAGGCCCCTGTCCTTCAAACATACAAGGATTCCCGGAGTGAAGCAAACACAAAGGCAGTGAAACAAAGCCCTTGTCCTATTCCTGAGTTTTCCTGGGACAGTGAAAGGAATGACAAGGACTCCTGGAGTCAGCTTTTCACTGAGGATTCTCAGGGCCAGCGGGTCATTGCCCACAACTCTAGAGCTCCTTTCCGAGATGTAACCAATGACCAAAATCAGGGCTATGGGCAGGTCCCTAATAGCCCTTGGGCTCAGTGCCAGGACAGGACCACCCAGTTCAATCTGCAGCCTGATTCGCTCTTTACCCAGGACTCTGAAGGTAATCAAGTTATCAGGCACCAAGCCTAAATGTCTTTGTGAGGGTTTGGGTGTTTGTTTCTAAAAGTACCTAGAAATGACATGTAAGAAAGCATCTGCAGGGGGTGAGTATGTTTGAGTAGGGGAATGTAAGATCTTTGTTTTAGAAAAGTCATTCAGGAGAATGATCTTTGGTAGGAGGGAGGAGTGGGATGAGGCTGTAGTTATTGAGCATTTTCTTTGTGTCAGTAAAGCAGGTGGTACCACTTGTTGAGATAGTGTGATTGGCTTCATGTCTTGCCctgaggatgaggtggctggtgAATTCCCTGCATGAGTTGTGGTGAGCACTGAAGGGGCAGGGCAGGTACTCATCCCTCCACTAGAGCTTGCTATGCAGCCTGCACAGAGGCACCTCTTTGCCCTTACAGATGCTTCTGATTTGGAAGCTGCTGCTTATGGATGTGTGTTTTTCTAATCTTTGGCTGTAATCTTACCCACTCAACCTAAGCTTGTCACCATTATTCTTGACACTTTTTTGAGTGATGTTAGGCAATTCTCCCAGACCCAGGCATACAGGGGCAGGGAGGATAGACAGAGAAGTAGAATGATTAGgtacttttgttattttatttttgtggtaaaTTTACAGCATTTTAAGGTTATATATGTTTAAACATCTCCCTGAAAAGGGCTGACTTATAATGAACTAAACGTGACTGTATCATTCTTCTACTACAAGGTGGGAGAGAACTCCCTTTGTAAAACTATGAATCCAAATAAATGactgtttacaaaaaaaaaaaaaaaccagaaaaaacaaaaaacaaaagtctgttctgtacttctgtgtctctttttctgttttgcatatagggttatcattaccatctttctaaattccatatatatgtgttagtatgctgtaatgttctttatctttctagcttacttcactctgtataatgggctccagtttcatccatctcattagaactgattcaaaaaaaaaaaagaaaataaataaataaaaaaattaattctattaTGGATATGTATTtcagatatatgcatatatacatatcatgtggatatatatatatatatatatatatatatatgtatatctttctaATGAATGCtctatttttgaaattaagattTGGTGTCtgtgtgcaccccaatgttcatcgcagcactgtttataatagccaggacatggaagcaacctagatgcccatcagcagatgaatggataaggaagctgtggtacatatacaccatggaatattactcagccattaaaaagaattcatttgaatcagttctaatgagatggatgaaactggagcccattatacagagtgaagtaagccagaaagataaagacattacagtatactaacacatatatatggaatttagaaagatggtaacgataaccctatatgcaaaacagaaaaagagacacagatgtacagaacgaacttttggactctgtgggagaaggcaagggtgggatgtttcaagagaacagcatcgaaacatgtatattgtctagggtgaaacagatcaccagcccaggttggatgcatgagacaagtgctcggggctggtgcactgggaagacccaga is a genomic window of Cervus canadensis isolate Bull #8, Minnesota chromosome 14, ASM1932006v1, whole genome shotgun sequence containing:
- the LOC122453349 gene encoding aurora kinase A and ninein-interacting protein-like, producing MRRRGPEKEEEEACGVWLDAVALKRRKAQERQINGADQRSVSSHSEIQTNKESKEDATQLEHLTQGLADDFMAPPLVTSTPADIQEAGLSPQSLKASCHHGIETPCLTVLSLFRPDTSICAGESKASLASTFTQDLESSCLLDQKEGEDSSCEREWLHGSKKNNYQSVERHSKTGHKGHQLLDKSNLEDVSAKRNRQAPVLQTYKDSRSEANTKAVKQSPCPIPEFSWDSERNDKDSWSQLFTEDSQGQRVIAHNSRAPFRDVTNDQNQGYGQVPNSPWAQCQDRTTQFNLQPDSLFTQDSEGNQVIRHQA